From Saccharothrix espanaensis DSM 44229, the proteins below share one genomic window:
- a CDS encoding DeoR/GlpR family DNA-binding transcription regulator, with translation MNRYERLNALLELLAERGKIEVDDIAEELDVSGATIRRDLDHLAEQQLLTRTRGGAVAHSVAYDLPLRYKTVRRAGEKQRIGRAAAGQVARGAVVGMNGGTTTTEVARALITSADVGGAEGDGVITVVTNALNIANELAVRPQVKLVVTGGVARPQSYELMSPLAGRILSGLSLDVTFLGVDAIDPDVGASAHHEGEADINRMLAERARKVVVVTDSSKIGTRAFASICAISQVHVLVTDTDAREEDVRRFRERGVEVVQV, from the coding sequence GTGAATCGGTACGAGCGGTTGAACGCGCTGCTGGAGCTGTTGGCCGAGCGCGGCAAGATCGAGGTTGACGACATCGCCGAGGAACTGGACGTCTCGGGGGCGACCATCCGGCGCGACCTCGACCACCTCGCCGAGCAGCAGTTGCTGACCCGGACCCGGGGCGGCGCGGTGGCGCACTCGGTCGCGTACGACCTGCCGTTGCGCTACAAGACGGTGCGCCGGGCCGGTGAGAAGCAGCGCATCGGGCGCGCGGCGGCCGGGCAGGTGGCGCGCGGCGCGGTGGTCGGCATGAACGGCGGCACCACCACGACCGAGGTCGCCCGCGCCTTGATCACCAGCGCGGACGTCGGCGGCGCGGAGGGCGACGGGGTGATCACCGTGGTCACCAACGCGCTGAACATCGCCAATGAGCTCGCGGTGCGCCCGCAGGTGAAGCTGGTGGTCACCGGCGGTGTCGCGCGGCCGCAGTCCTACGAGCTGATGAGCCCGCTGGCGGGGCGGATCCTGAGTGGACTGAGCCTCGACGTGACCTTCCTCGGGGTGGACGCCATCGACCCCGACGTGGGCGCTTCGGCGCATCACGAGGGGGAAGCCGACATCAACCGGATGCTCGCCGAACGCGCGCGCAAGGTGGTCGTGGTGACGGACTCCTCGAAGATCGGCACGCGGGCGTTCGCGTCGATCTGCGCGATCAGCCAGGTGCACGTGCTGGTGACCGACACGGATGCGCGCGAGGAGGACGTCCGCCGGTTCCGCGAACGGGGTGTCGAAGTCGTTCAGGTGTGA
- a CDS encoding RNA polymerase sigma factor produces the protein MSEDNESLLSAAARGDQAAWNELVSRYEALLWSIARGFRLSSADCADVVQNTWLKLVEKLDRVDDPDRLAGWLGTTARRECLQLLRRAERRRVADLPPPDVPDDGPPVDEGLLVAERDAALRRAVEQLSDKCRELIRVLMVSPPLTYLEVSAVLDMPVGSIGPSRGRCLDHLRALTEEL, from the coding sequence GTGAGCGAGGACAACGAGTCGCTGCTCTCGGCGGCCGCACGGGGTGACCAGGCGGCGTGGAATGAACTCGTCTCGCGCTACGAGGCGTTGCTGTGGTCCATCGCGCGGGGCTTCCGGCTGAGCTCCGCCGACTGCGCGGACGTCGTGCAGAACACCTGGTTGAAGCTGGTGGAGAAGCTCGACCGGGTGGACGACCCGGACCGGCTGGCCGGGTGGCTGGGCACCACCGCCCGGCGCGAGTGCCTCCAGCTGCTGCGCCGGGCCGAACGGCGCAGGGTGGCGGACCTGCCGCCGCCCGACGTGCCCGACGACGGACCGCCGGTGGACGAGGGGCTGCTGGTCGCCGAACGCGACGCCGCGCTGCGGCGGGCCGTCGAGCAGCTCTCGGACAAGTGCCGGGAGCTGATCCGGGTGCTGATGGTCTCGCCGCCGCTGACCTACCTGGAGGTGTCCGCCGTGCTGGACATGCCGGTCGGCAGCATCGGCCCGTCGCGGGGCCGGTGCCTGGACCACCTGCGCGCGCTCACCGAGGAGCTGTGA